One stretch of Saccharomonospora xinjiangensis XJ-54 DNA includes these proteins:
- a CDS encoding xanthine dehydrogenase family protein molybdopterin-binding subunit codes for MSIVGTRVVRVEDDALITTGGTYIDDLREEALTGALHAMFVRSPIAHATITSIDTSEAESAPGVVAVYTAADLDLAPGKAGPVPQPWLADGVVRYVGEPVALVLAERAYQLADAAELVDVDYEPLDVVADVEAALTGEVVLHPGLDGNVAQTHGGEFHDDTFADCDVVVTRTIVNQRVAPAPLEGRGAACVWGADGRVTMWLSTQNAHFARSALAKSLGLDTAQVRVVTPDVGGGFGAKIGADPEAVLLAWAARRAGRPVRWVESRSENLTAMTHGRAQRNTITIGGRRDGTVLAFRLDVVQDAGAYPRTLYLPTLTELMAAGVYAFPRVETRSRAVVTNTTPIAAYRGAGRPEATAAVERAIDLFAAEIGADPADVRRKNAIPPDAFPHTTQTGATYDTGDYAAALDKVLDAAGYARLREEQARRRAEGDPIALGIGMSAYVEITGADARGDSGRVVINPDGTVTAYTGVSPHGQGIHTTFAMLLSDRLGVPMEKITVRHGDTDEIPKGVGTMGSRSLQFGGSAMRKAADEVIEKARTLVAEELEAAPGDLELDTESGTWRVRGAASAGGVSWAQLAERADGELTADVWTDDVAPTFPFGAHLAVVEVDTLTGKVTLRRIVAVDDAGPVVNPVTFTGQRHGGLAQGAAQALLEVMHYDADGNPTTATFADYSFPTAAELPDFELVDMVTPTDRNPLGVKGIGESATIGSTPAVQNAVVDALSHLGVTHVDMPATPLRVWEAIQAAAGAPARVRKAD; via the coding sequence GTGAGCATCGTCGGTACCAGGGTGGTCCGCGTCGAGGACGACGCACTCATCACGACGGGTGGCACCTACATCGACGACCTTCGCGAGGAGGCGCTCACCGGCGCACTCCACGCCATGTTCGTGCGCAGCCCCATCGCACACGCGACGATCACGTCGATCGACACCTCGGAGGCCGAGTCGGCGCCGGGGGTCGTCGCCGTCTACACCGCCGCCGACCTCGACCTCGCGCCGGGCAAGGCCGGTCCCGTGCCGCAGCCGTGGCTCGCCGACGGGGTCGTCCGCTACGTCGGTGAGCCGGTGGCGCTGGTGCTCGCCGAGCGGGCCTACCAGCTCGCCGACGCGGCCGAACTCGTCGATGTGGACTACGAACCGCTCGACGTCGTCGCGGACGTCGAGGCGGCACTGACCGGCGAGGTCGTGCTGCATCCCGGGCTCGACGGCAACGTGGCCCAGACCCACGGCGGCGAGTTCCACGACGACACCTTCGCCGACTGCGACGTGGTCGTCACCCGCACCATCGTCAACCAGCGCGTCGCTCCCGCCCCCCTGGAAGGCAGAGGCGCGGCGTGCGTGTGGGGAGCCGACGGTCGCGTGACCATGTGGCTGTCCACCCAGAACGCCCATTTCGCGCGCTCGGCGCTCGCGAAGAGTCTCGGCCTCGATACGGCGCAGGTCAGGGTCGTCACGCCGGACGTCGGAGGCGGGTTCGGCGCGAAGATCGGCGCTGACCCCGAGGCGGTGCTCCTGGCGTGGGCGGCGCGGCGTGCGGGACGGCCGGTGCGCTGGGTGGAGAGCCGCAGCGAGAACCTGACGGCGATGACGCACGGCAGGGCGCAACGCAACACGATCACCATCGGGGGTCGCCGCGACGGCACCGTGCTGGCGTTCCGCCTCGACGTCGTGCAGGACGCGGGAGCCTACCCGCGCACGCTGTATCTTCCGACGCTGACCGAGCTGATGGCGGCAGGCGTGTACGCGTTCCCGCGCGTGGAGACGCGCAGCAGGGCCGTGGTCACCAACACCACGCCCATCGCCGCATACCGGGGTGCGGGACGGCCGGAGGCGACCGCGGCGGTGGAGCGGGCGATCGACCTGTTCGCCGCCGAGATCGGCGCCGACCCGGCCGACGTGCGCAGGAAGAACGCCATCCCACCGGACGCGTTCCCTCACACGACGCAGACCGGGGCCACCTACGACACCGGTGACTACGCCGCCGCCCTCGACAAGGTCCTCGACGCGGCGGGGTACGCGCGGCTGCGGGAGGAGCAGGCCCGCAGGAGGGCGGAGGGCGATCCGATCGCGCTGGGCATCGGGATGTCGGCCTACGTCGAGATCACCGGAGCCGACGCGCGCGGGGACAGCGGGCGCGTGGTGATCAACCCGGACGGCACCGTCACGGCCTACACTGGTGTGTCCCCGCACGGCCAGGGCATCCACACGACGTTCGCGATGCTGCTGTCCGACCGGCTCGGCGTGCCCATGGAGAAGATCACCGTGCGGCACGGCGACACCGACGAGATCCCCAAGGGTGTCGGCACGATGGGGTCGCGGTCGTTGCAGTTCGGCGGATCCGCGATGCGCAAGGCGGCCGACGAGGTGATCGAAAAGGCCCGCACGCTGGTGGCCGAGGAACTGGAAGCAGCGCCGGGGGATCTCGAACTGGACACCGAGTCGGGCACATGGCGAGTGCGGGGAGCGGCCTCGGCCGGGGGTGTGAGCTGGGCGCAGCTGGCCGAACGCGCCGACGGTGAGCTGACGGCCGACGTGTGGACCGACGACGTGGCGCCCACGTTCCCGTTCGGTGCGCACCTCGCCGTGGTGGAGGTGGACACGCTCACGGGCAAGGTCACGTTGCGGCGCATCGTCGCCGTTGACGACGCGGGCCCGGTGGTCAACCCCGTCACGTTCACAGGGCAGCGGCACGGGGGGCTCGCGCAGGGCGCGGCGCAGGCGCTGCTGGAGGTCATGCACTACGACGCCGACGGCAACCCCACCACGGCGACCTTCGCCGACTACTCGTTCCCCACGGCCGCCGAACTGCCCGACTTCGAGCTGGTGGACATGGTCACGCCCACCGACCGCAACCCGCTCGGTGTCAAGGGCATCGGCGAGTCGGCCACCATCGGGTCCACGCCCGCGGTGCAGAACGCGGTGGTGGACGCGCTGTCGCATCTCGGCGTGACCCACGTGGACATGCCTGCGACACCGCTGCGGGTGTGGGAGGCGATTCAGGCGGCGGCTGGAGCACCGGCGCGAGTACGGAAGGCGGACTGA
- a CDS encoding (2Fe-2S)-binding protein: MRVTIEINGRTVTEEVEDRMLLVHFVRDVAGLTATNVGCDTTSCGACTVLLDGESVKSCTVLAAQADGHRVTTLEGLPGENGRRHPLQRAFSEQHGLQCGFCTPGMIMAAASLLNENPEPTREQVRQGLEGNLCRCTGYHNIVNAVMAASGQEAEK; this comes from the coding sequence TTGCGCGTCACGATCGAGATCAACGGACGGACGGTGACCGAGGAGGTCGAGGACCGGATGCTGCTCGTGCACTTCGTGCGCGACGTCGCCGGGCTCACGGCCACCAACGTCGGATGCGACACCACCTCCTGCGGCGCCTGCACGGTGTTGCTTGACGGCGAGTCGGTGAAGTCGTGCACGGTGCTGGCGGCGCAGGCCGACGGACACCGCGTCACGACGCTGGAGGGGCTGCCAGGGGAGAACGGCCGCAGGCACCCGTTGCAGCGGGCCTTCTCCGAACAGCACGGACTCCAGTGCGGGTTCTGCACCCCCGGCATGATCATGGCTGCGGCCTCGCTGCTGAACGAGAATCCCGAACCCACGCGGGAGCAGGTGCGCCAGGGCCTCGAAGGCAATCTGTGCCGCTGCACCGGCTACCACAACATCGTCAACGCGGTGATGGCCGCCTCGGGGCAGGAGGCCGAGAAGTGA
- a CDS encoding PIG-L deacetylase family protein — translation MATIVAFHAHPDDEALLTGGTLARASADGHRVVLVVATDGLMDRVSEAGAPRLAELRASAAVLGVARVEHLGYADSGHGPVLYPDPGDRTRFARADTGEAARLLAALLREENADVLLSYDANGGYGHRDHVKVHEVGRAAAALVETVRLLEATLPREPLVLIARALRALRVPPGFDDTALARVYSPRSAITHAFTVRRFARHKQAALAAHVSELHKPGRMSGVFRMLVRLPAPVFGLLLGREWFTAVERPVAFRGGNT, via the coding sequence ATGGCGACGATCGTGGCGTTCCACGCGCATCCCGACGACGAAGCACTTCTGACCGGTGGCACCCTCGCCCGTGCGTCCGCCGACGGCCACCGCGTTGTGCTCGTGGTCGCCACCGATGGGCTCATGGACCGGGTGTCCGAGGCCGGAGCGCCCCGGCTCGCCGAGTTGCGCGCGAGCGCGGCTGTTCTTGGCGTGGCTCGGGTGGAACACCTCGGGTACGCCGACAGCGGACACGGGCCCGTGCTCTATCCCGATCCCGGTGACCGCACGCGATTCGCGAGAGCGGACACCGGCGAGGCGGCTCGCCTGCTGGCCGCTCTGCTGCGGGAGGAGAACGCGGACGTGCTCCTGAGCTACGACGCCAACGGCGGATACGGCCACCGGGATCATGTGAAGGTCCACGAGGTCGGCCGCGCCGCCGCCGCGCTGGTGGAGACCGTGCGGCTGCTGGAGGCGACGCTGCCCCGCGAGCCGCTGGTGCTGATCGCGCGCGCACTTCGCGCGCTGCGGGTTCCACCCGGCTTCGACGACACAGCCCTCGCCCGCGTCTACAGCCCGCGTTCGGCGATCACCCACGCCTTCACCGTGCGGCGTTTCGCGCGGCACAAGCAGGCCGCACTGGCGGCCCATGTGTCCGAATTGCACAAACCAGGCCGGATGTCCGGAGTGTTCCGGATGCTCGTGCGGCTACCGGCGCCCGTGTTCGGGTTGCTCCTGGGCCGGGAGTGGTTCACCGCCGTCGAACGACCTGTGGCCTTCCGCGGCGGGAACACCTAG
- a CDS encoding FAD binding domain-containing protein, giving the protein MIPATLRYHRASSVDDVLSVLADHGDEAALLAGGHSLLPLMKLRLAAPDVVVDIGGLPGLSYVRLDGDTVAIGATTRYHDLMRHPVLTEHAPLVAHVAGVIGDPQVRHRGTIGGAVAHADPAADLPAALLACDAEFVVRGHEGERTIAAGEFFLGPFTTAREPGELLTEIRLPRADGRGWGFEKFTRRAIDWAIVGVAVQGNQIGLINMAGTPRRASATERALAEGASIAEAATLAAEDTHPADEPHATAEYRAHLARVLTERALLRASGNG; this is encoded by the coding sequence GTGATCCCGGCGACGCTGCGCTACCACCGCGCGTCCTCTGTGGACGATGTGCTTTCCGTGCTGGCCGACCACGGTGACGAGGCGGCCCTGCTGGCGGGAGGGCATTCGCTGCTGCCGCTGATGAAGCTGCGGCTGGCCGCGCCCGACGTCGTCGTGGACATCGGCGGCCTGCCCGGGCTGTCGTACGTGCGGCTCGACGGCGACACCGTCGCGATCGGCGCGACGACCCGCTACCACGACCTGATGCGCCATCCTGTGCTGACCGAGCACGCGCCGCTGGTGGCGCACGTGGCCGGGGTGATCGGAGACCCTCAGGTGCGGCATCGCGGCACCATCGGCGGAGCCGTGGCCCACGCTGATCCCGCAGCGGACCTGCCTGCCGCATTGCTGGCCTGCGACGCCGAGTTCGTCGTCCGTGGCCACGAAGGCGAGCGCACCATCGCGGCGGGGGAGTTCTTCCTCGGCCCCTTCACCACCGCGCGCGAACCCGGAGAACTGCTGACCGAGATCCGCCTGCCCCGCGCCGACGGCAGAGGGTGGGGTTTCGAGAAGTTCACGCGCCGCGCGATCGACTGGGCCATCGTGGGAGTCGCGGTGCAGGGCAACCAGATCGGCCTGATCAACATGGCTGGCACGCCGAGGAGGGCTTCGGCCACCGAGCGGGCGCTGGCCGAGGGGGCGTCCATCGCCGAGGCCGCGACATTGGCCGCCGAGGACACCCATCCCGCCGACGAACCCCACGCCACCGCCGAATATCGCGCCCATCTCGCGCGGGTGCTCACCGAGCGGGCGTTGCTGCGGGCGAGCGGGAACGGCTGA